One segment of Syngnathus scovelli strain Florida chromosome 6, RoL_Ssco_1.2, whole genome shotgun sequence DNA contains the following:
- the cep152 gene encoding centrosomal protein of 152 kDa isoform X9, with protein sequence MCKWDNMGPSVEDTVEDLQTIQRFLWELHNLLANMPDDMLEDSRDSSCTEQELINRNAETSPQSKCTQQRSDHPRPNPHEQSYEEDYGHHDFTYEDGGVQSNGHSQPLAHIWNQHSDSQFTQEDCTQNSMGTERSSEANGFSTDDPYEPHLRANNIVNCNGDGTSDCNNPRVQSQPGAVERRADDYRVSYNPHCPPRQMLSSQATHQERPFDQLQREFLDSTQQTAEKEQITQLQIFNVALKRQNEDLEQKFEDSKRNTRYLEHQLAIAKDQKNDLAASLKESTRLLGEAKERELQMQSKLKTMEQQIQTLNERDQENTKKQRVAEAAVDTMKQQMLELCRSDTLSKSRKQHDRDLTVIKEQHEAALLVLQQQLDAKSQALEEQMDTSQKFREQVKQLERQREEEQLERARVVNALTQSLEKSQQQCAKLLQTSSVQEMSQIQIKLQQAQTAKVLSDNMNRDLQEDLADLKEQIMLYESALKHGVIALEPNWDCQNQLSESCLALGFKKTNGSLRSVALAALSDSQLPQDEALRQLQVEMQRCLGSLKSKRQKISHLQEELQQSRARADELQNQLDEAKLSSSVRQSIQVKHPNLTAEDQNELVKLQEDKQRLQYQVEGLQSKIAELQQSEEKVRSANSELCVKTREMIQELHQEKQAAAKQSERINQQHRDDVVKRVRTELMLQHNDQLERLTAQHERQIQDLNSQLSEASDKVLAVQECYISVCKEKEILEESIRNKATEDALKKENEKKGESSTDVEKLRTELEVQHQASIAQLKALWSKEKEAEIQQQVKSHIALAKAAWDEARHQMEKTWTLKLEEARQRKQPETSEATCQTEETEANALNVTVKELDSKLCAQRQQLQAEADKVQRRAVEEARKQVQMESQEKHLHDLANKVEGAVTRAYNRWIEDLPSLPQYQALLQREKEKWEELQKQDVEQKVSQALRAAEAQWRKQQQDQGQRCGTTKEQEKVVTLQSQLEQLRREQAALLEAELAGARAAWKRDKQQEISLVQTRSEQMYQTKLQEQHKKQEIALLQTLRAREDEWRYQQAEKEQTQKQQMREDFLVELQTALAEVQTQLLGASRTEQQSFTESVRGSVSEGAVTHVIQTCCIDIVDKAVCQAKKEWKKISEAQLSCVLRETQEQHEREINKMQSSLAQSGGQVCSRKDCADTASKMDKKNQELQKHLAKACRQFQHSVREHKTTIQKLKDENERRLQKANEEHLLQLEEVKRSKEDAGPSNHQQTLQEGLEEMKQQYLTTVEKIRGDMLRYLQESRERAAEMIRTEVLRERQDTARKMRRYYLTCLQELLEDDGKTTGAEKKIMNAASKLAAMAKVLETPVKNKSGKNHALPTGITVMSTTGPAPASKTDFLKNPSSGPLDKRTEDRTHRKKMSGLEQKTTQARTKLVNNQDSADVQLYPHKVASSCSAPLRSKNREAYLQGGQPESHADTPNEPCVTQELPVRDDKRTNWSLNSSDSDSHHLPRVSYSGRKVESVKPFSVSARDFSQFDRLTPDTSDLTVYNDIAQENWTRTQTSAHQGKLNTKREPVLGSEGEKLSRPLFSELRQCQQDSGFDSPFNQPN encoded by the exons ATGTGCAAATGGGATAATATGGGTCCTTCGGTTGAGGACACGGTGGAGGATTTACAGACGATTCAACGGTTCTTATGGGAA ctcCACAATCTCCTCGCAAACATGCCAGATGACATGCTGGAGGACAGCAGAGACTCCTCCTGCACAGAGCAGGAATTGATAAATAGAAATGCTGAAACCAG CCCACAGTCCAAATGTACTCAACAGCGGTCAGATCATCCCAGGCCAAATCCTCATGAGCAG AGCTATGAAGAAGACTACGGTCATCATGATTTTACTTATGAAGATGGAGGCGTTCAGAGCAATGGTCATTCTCAACCTTTGGCTCATATCTGGAACCAGCATTCAGATTCTCAGTTCACCCAGGAAGACTGTACCCAAAACAGCATGGGTACAGAACGATCTTCAGAAGCCAATGGTTTCTCTACAGATGATCCATATGAGCCACACCTTCGTGCTAACAACATTGTCAACTGCAATGGAGATGGAACTAGTGACTGTAATAATCCTAGAGTGCAATCTCAG CCTGGAGCAGTGGAACGACGTGCGGATGATTACCGGGTCAGCTACAATCCTCACTGCCCTCCACGTCAGATGTTGAGCTCCCAGGCTACACATCAAGAGCGTCCATTCGATCAACTACAAAGAGAATTCCTTGACTCAACACAGC AAACTGCTGAGAAAGAGCAGATTACCCAGTTGCAGATATTCAACGTAGCTCTTAAAAGGCAAAATGAGGACTTGGAGCAAAAGTTTGAGGATTCAAAGCGCAACACGAGATACCTTGAGCACCAATTGGCAATCGCTAAAG ATCAGAAAAATGACCTTGCCGCAAGTCTTAAGGAATCGACTCGACTCCTGGGGGAGGCCAAAGAGCGGGAGCTTCAAATGCAAAGCAAACTCAAGACGATGGAGCAGCAAATACAGACCTTGAATGAGCGAGACCAGGAG AACACAAAGAAGCAGCGGGTGGCCGAGGCCGCTGTTGACACTATGAAGCAGCAGATGTTGGAGCTGTGTCGTTCGGACACGCTGTCCAAATCACGTAAGCAGCACGACAGAGACCTCACCGTCATCAAGGAGCAGCACGAGGCCGCGCTCTTGGTCTTACAGCAGCAGCTTGATGCTAAGTCTCAAGCTCTGGAGGaacag ATGGATACTAGTCAGAAGTTCCGTGAGCAGGTGAAACAGTTGGAGCGGCAACGGGAAGAAGAGCAGCTTGAGCGAGCCAGAGTGGTCAATGCTCTcacccagagtctggagaagagTCAGCAACAATGTGCCAAGCTCTTGCAGACGA GTTCTGTGCAAGAAATGAGTCAAATCCAAATCAAACTACAGCAGGCTCAAACGGCCAAGGTTCTAAGTGACAATATGAACAGAGACCTACAG GAGGATCTTGCTGACTTGAAGGAGCAGATCATGCTGTATGAATCTGCTTTAAAACATGGCGTTATTGCATTAGAGCCCAACTGGGACTGCCAGAACCAGCTCTCTGAATCCTGTTTGGCGTTAGGCTTTAAGAAAACCAATGGTTCTCTCCGCAG CGTGGCCCTGGCCGCCCTGTCAGACTCGCAGCTGCCTCAGGATGAAGCTTTGCGCCAACTGCAAGTGGAAATGCAGCGCTGCTTGGGGAGTTTAAAGAGCAAGAGACAGAAGATCAGTCACCTGCAGGAGGAGCTTCAACAGAGTCGGGCCCGGGCAGATGAGCTGCAGAACCAATTAGACGAAGCCAAGCTCAGCTCATCG GTTAGACAATCCATCCAGGTAAAACATCCAAACTTGACTGCAGAGGACCAGAATGAGTTAGTGAAACTCCAGGAAGACAAACAACGCTTGCAGTATCAAGTGGAG GGGCTGCAAAGTAAAATTGCAGAGCTGCAGCAGAGTGAGGAAAAGGTCCGTTCTGCCAACTCAGAGCTCTGCGTCAAGACGAGAGAGATGATTCAGGAGTTGCACCAGGAGAAGCAGGCGGCTGCTAAGCA ATCCGAGCGGATTAATCAGCAGCACAGGGATGACGTGGTGAAACGAGTCAGGACGGAGCTCATGCTGCAACACAATGATCAGCTTGAACGTCTGACGGCACAACACGAGCGACAAATCCAAGACCTAAA CTCTCAACTCTCTGAGGCCAGTGATAAGGTGTTGGCTGTGCAAGAGTGTTACATATCTGTCTGCAAGGAAAAGGAAATCTTGGAAGAAAGCATCAGAAACAAAGCCACGGAGGATGCACTGAAGAAAGAAAATGAG AAAAAAGGGGAGAGCAGCACAGATGTGGAGAAACTAAGGACTGAGCTAGAGGTGCAGCATCAGGCCTCCATCGCCCAGCTCAAGGCTCTCTGGTCCAAGGAGAAGGAGGCTGAGATCCAACAGCAGGTGAAATCTCACATAGCCTTGGCCAAGGCTGCTTGGGATGAAGCGCGACATCAG ATGGAGAAGACTTGGACTCTGAAGCTGGAGGAAGCCAGGCAAAGAAAACAACCTGAGACCTCTGAGGCAACCTGTCAGACAGAGGAGACGGAAGCAAACGCTTTGAACGTCACCGTCAAGGAGTTGGACTCCAAACTCTGTGCCCAGAGACAGCAGCTACAAGCGGAAGCTGACAAAGTCCAACGCCGAGCGGTGGAAGAAGCCAGGAAACAAGTCCAGATGGAGAGTCAGGAGAAACATCTCCATGATTTGGCCAATAAG GTTGAAGGAGCAGTAACCAGGGCCTATAACCGCTGGATTGAAGATTTGCCTTCATTGCCGCAATACCAAGCCTTGCtccaaagagagaaagagaaatggGAAGAGCTGCAAAAACAAGACGTGGAACAAAAG GTATCGCAGGCTCTGAGGGCAGCAGAGGCGCAGTGGCGTAAGCAGCAACAAGACCAAGGTCAAAGATGTGGTACAACTAAAGAGCAAGAGAAGGTGGTGACTCTCCAGAGTCAGCTGGAGCAGTTACGAAGAGAACAAGCCGCGCTGTTGGAGGCTGAACTTGCCGGAGCCAGAGCAGCCTGGAAAAGAGACAAACAGCAAGAGATCTCCCTTGTCCAAACTCGCAGTGAGCAAATGTACCAAACCAAACTCCAGGAGCAGCATAAGAAGCAGGAGATAGCTCTGCTGCAGACCCTGAGGGCCAGAGAGGACGAGTGGAGATATCAGCAGGCTGAGAAGGAACAAACCCAGAAGCAACAGATGAGGGAAGATTTCCTCGTGGAGCTTCAAACTGCTCTGGCGGAGGTCCAGACGCAGCTTCTTGGCGCTTCCAGGACTGAGCAGCAGAGTTTCACGGAGAGCGTGAGAGGCAGCGTGTCAGAGGGCGCCGTAACGCACGTGATTCAAACTTGCTGCATAGACATTGTTGACAAAGCTGTGTGCCAGGCCAAGAAGGAATGGAAGAAA ATAAGTGAGGCTCAGTTGAGCTGTGTGTTACGAGAAACACAAGAACAACATGAAAGAGAAATCAACAAAATGCAAA GCTCCTTAGCCCAGAGTGGAGGGCAGGTTTGCAGCAGGAAGGATTGCGCAGACACCGCCAGTAAAATGGACAAGAAAAACCAGGAGCTTCAGAAGCACTTGGCAAAAGCTTGCCGGCAGTTCCAGCACAGCGTCCGAGAACACAAAACAACCATACAGAAACTCAAAG ACGAAAACGAGCGCCGATTACAAAAGGCAAATGAGGAGCATCTGCTACAACTGGAGGAAGTGAAGCGAAGCAAAGAAGATGCTGG GCCTTCAAATCATCAACAAACTCTTCAAGAGGGCCTGGAAGAAATGAAGCAGCAATACTTGACAACTGTTGAAAAAATAAGAG GAGACATGCTGCGTTATCTCCAAGAAAGCCGCGAGcgagcagctgagatgatccgcaccGAGGTGCTCCGGGAGAGGCAGGACACGGCCCGCAAAATGCGACGCTATTACCTGACCTGCCTGCAGGAATTGCTGGAGGACGACGGGAAAACCACGGG GGctgaaaagaaaataatgaatGCTGCCAGCAAGTTGGCGGCCATGGCTAAAGTACTAGAGACACCTGTGAAGAATAAATCTGGAAAGAACCACGCTTTACCAA CTGGCATCACGGTAATGTCCACCACTGGGCCTGCCCCAGCAAGTAAGACAGACTTTTTGAAGAACCCGTCATCTGGACCACTTGACAAAAGAACGGAGGATAGAACCCACAGGAAAAAGATGTCGGGTTTAGAGCAAAAAACAACTCAGGCGCGGACTAAACTTGTGAACAACCAGGACTCGGCAGATGTGCAACTCTACCCTCACAAAGTGGCCTCTTCATGCTCTGCTCCTTTGAGAAGCAAAAATAGGGAGGCGTACCTGCAGGGTGGACAACCGGAAAGCCATGCGGACACGCCAAACGAACCCTGTGTCACGCAGGAGCTTCCAGTCAGGGATGATAAACGCACTAACTGGAGCCTGAACAGCAGTGACTCAGACAGCCACCACCTCCCTCGAGTGTCTTACTCGGGGAGGAAAGTAGAGTCGGTGAAGCCGTTCTCAGTTTCTGCCCGTGACTTCAGCCAGTTTGATCGGCTCACCCCGGACACGTCTGACTTGACGGTTTATAATGACATCGCCCAAGAGAATTGGACTCGAACCCAAACCTCAGCCCATCAAGGGAAGCTGAACACAAAGAGGGAGCCCGTACTGGGCTCAGAGGGAGAAAAGCTGAGTAGGCCTCTGTTCTCGGAGTTGAGACAATGTCAGCAGGACAGCGGCTTTGACAGCCCGTTTAACCAACCTAACTGA
- the cep152 gene encoding centrosomal protein of 152 kDa isoform X2, with the protein MSIDFDTAALQTQDDEEEYDQDDLARKQELHNLLANMPDDMLEDSRDSSCTEQELINRNAETSPQSKCTQQRSDHPRPNPHEQSYEEDYGHHDFTYEDGGVQSNGHSQPLAHIWNQHSDSQFTQEDCTQNSMGTERSSEANGFSTDDPYEPHLRANNIVNCNGDGTSDCNNPRVQSQPGAVERRADDYRVSYNPHCPPRQMLSSQATHQERPFDQLQREFLDSTQQTAEKEQITQLQIFNVALKRQNEDLEQKFEDSKRNTRYLEHQLAIAKDQKNDLAASLKESTRLLGEAKERELQMQSKLKTMEQQIQTLNERDQENTKKQRVAEAAVDTMKQQMLELCRSDTLSKSRKQHDRDLTVIKEQHEAALLVLQQQLDAKSQALEEQMDTSQKFREQVKQLERQREEEQLERARVVNALTQSLEKSQQQCAKLLQTSSVQEMSQIQIKLQQAQTAKVLSDNMNRDLQEDLADLKEQIMLYESALKHGVIALEPNWDCQNQLSESCLALGFKKTNGSLRSVALAALSDSQLPQDEALRQLQVEMQRCLGSLKSKRQKISHLQEELQQSRARADELQNQLDEAKLSSSVRQSIQVKHPNLTAEDQNELVKLQEDKQRLQYQVEGLQSKIAELQQSEEKVRSANSELCVKTREMIQELHQEKQAAAKQSERINQQHRDDVVKRVRTELMLQHNDQLERLTAQHERQIQDLNSQLSEASDKVLAVQECYISVCKEKEILEESIRNKATEDALKKENEKKGESSTDVEKLRTELEVQHQASIAQLKALWSKEKEAEIQQQVKSHIALAKAAWDEARHQMEKTWTLKLEEARQRKQPETSEATCQTEETEANALNVTVKELDSKLCAQRQQLQAEADKVQRRAVEEARKQVQMESQEKHLHDLANKVEGAVTRAYNRWIEDLPSLPQYQALLQREKEKWEELQKQDVEQKVSQALRAAEAQWRKQQQDQGQRCGTTKEQEKVVTLQSQLEQLRREQAALLEAELAGARAAWKRDKQQEISLVQTRSEQMYQTKLQEQHKKQEIALLQTLRAREDEWRYQQAEKEQTQKQQMREDFLVELQTALAEVQTQLLGASRTEQQSFTESVRGSVSEGAVTHVIQTCCIDIVDKAVCQAKKEWKKISEAQLSCVLRETQEQHEREINKMQSSLAQSGGQVCSRKDCADTASKMDKKNQELQKHLAKACRQFQHSVREHKTTIQKLKDENERRLQKANEEHLLQLEEVKRSKEDAGFVMPSNHQQTLQEGLEEMKQQYLTTVEKIRGDMLRYLQESRERAAEMIRTEVLRERQDTARKMRRYYLTCLQELLEDDGKTTGAEKKIMNAASKLAAMAKVLETPVKNKSGKNHALPTGITVMSTTGPAPASKTDFLKNPSSGPLDKRTEDRTHRKKMSGLEQKTTQARTKLVNNQDSADVQLYPHKVASSCSAPLRSKNREAYLQGGQPESHADTPNEPCVTQELPVRDDKRTNWSLNSSDSDSHHLPRVSYSGRKVESVKPFSVSARDFSQFDRLTPDTSDLTVYNDIAQENWTRTQTSAHQGKLNTKREPVLGSEGEKLSRPLFSELRQCQQDSGFDSPFNQPN; encoded by the exons ATGTCTATAGATTTTGATACTGCTGCTCTCCAAACCCAGGATGATGAGGAAGAATACGACCAAGATGATCTTGCGAGAAAACAAGAG ctcCACAATCTCCTCGCAAACATGCCAGATGACATGCTGGAGGACAGCAGAGACTCCTCCTGCACAGAGCAGGAATTGATAAATAGAAATGCTGAAACCAG CCCACAGTCCAAATGTACTCAACAGCGGTCAGATCATCCCAGGCCAAATCCTCATGAGCAG AGCTATGAAGAAGACTACGGTCATCATGATTTTACTTATGAAGATGGAGGCGTTCAGAGCAATGGTCATTCTCAACCTTTGGCTCATATCTGGAACCAGCATTCAGATTCTCAGTTCACCCAGGAAGACTGTACCCAAAACAGCATGGGTACAGAACGATCTTCAGAAGCCAATGGTTTCTCTACAGATGATCCATATGAGCCACACCTTCGTGCTAACAACATTGTCAACTGCAATGGAGATGGAACTAGTGACTGTAATAATCCTAGAGTGCAATCTCAG CCTGGAGCAGTGGAACGACGTGCGGATGATTACCGGGTCAGCTACAATCCTCACTGCCCTCCACGTCAGATGTTGAGCTCCCAGGCTACACATCAAGAGCGTCCATTCGATCAACTACAAAGAGAATTCCTTGACTCAACACAGC AAACTGCTGAGAAAGAGCAGATTACCCAGTTGCAGATATTCAACGTAGCTCTTAAAAGGCAAAATGAGGACTTGGAGCAAAAGTTTGAGGATTCAAAGCGCAACACGAGATACCTTGAGCACCAATTGGCAATCGCTAAAG ATCAGAAAAATGACCTTGCCGCAAGTCTTAAGGAATCGACTCGACTCCTGGGGGAGGCCAAAGAGCGGGAGCTTCAAATGCAAAGCAAACTCAAGACGATGGAGCAGCAAATACAGACCTTGAATGAGCGAGACCAGGAG AACACAAAGAAGCAGCGGGTGGCCGAGGCCGCTGTTGACACTATGAAGCAGCAGATGTTGGAGCTGTGTCGTTCGGACACGCTGTCCAAATCACGTAAGCAGCACGACAGAGACCTCACCGTCATCAAGGAGCAGCACGAGGCCGCGCTCTTGGTCTTACAGCAGCAGCTTGATGCTAAGTCTCAAGCTCTGGAGGaacag ATGGATACTAGTCAGAAGTTCCGTGAGCAGGTGAAACAGTTGGAGCGGCAACGGGAAGAAGAGCAGCTTGAGCGAGCCAGAGTGGTCAATGCTCTcacccagagtctggagaagagTCAGCAACAATGTGCCAAGCTCTTGCAGACGA GTTCTGTGCAAGAAATGAGTCAAATCCAAATCAAACTACAGCAGGCTCAAACGGCCAAGGTTCTAAGTGACAATATGAACAGAGACCTACAG GAGGATCTTGCTGACTTGAAGGAGCAGATCATGCTGTATGAATCTGCTTTAAAACATGGCGTTATTGCATTAGAGCCCAACTGGGACTGCCAGAACCAGCTCTCTGAATCCTGTTTGGCGTTAGGCTTTAAGAAAACCAATGGTTCTCTCCGCAG CGTGGCCCTGGCCGCCCTGTCAGACTCGCAGCTGCCTCAGGATGAAGCTTTGCGCCAACTGCAAGTGGAAATGCAGCGCTGCTTGGGGAGTTTAAAGAGCAAGAGACAGAAGATCAGTCACCTGCAGGAGGAGCTTCAACAGAGTCGGGCCCGGGCAGATGAGCTGCAGAACCAATTAGACGAAGCCAAGCTCAGCTCATCG GTTAGACAATCCATCCAGGTAAAACATCCAAACTTGACTGCAGAGGACCAGAATGAGTTAGTGAAACTCCAGGAAGACAAACAACGCTTGCAGTATCAAGTGGAG GGGCTGCAAAGTAAAATTGCAGAGCTGCAGCAGAGTGAGGAAAAGGTCCGTTCTGCCAACTCAGAGCTCTGCGTCAAGACGAGAGAGATGATTCAGGAGTTGCACCAGGAGAAGCAGGCGGCTGCTAAGCA ATCCGAGCGGATTAATCAGCAGCACAGGGATGACGTGGTGAAACGAGTCAGGACGGAGCTCATGCTGCAACACAATGATCAGCTTGAACGTCTGACGGCACAACACGAGCGACAAATCCAAGACCTAAA CTCTCAACTCTCTGAGGCCAGTGATAAGGTGTTGGCTGTGCAAGAGTGTTACATATCTGTCTGCAAGGAAAAGGAAATCTTGGAAGAAAGCATCAGAAACAAAGCCACGGAGGATGCACTGAAGAAAGAAAATGAG AAAAAAGGGGAGAGCAGCACAGATGTGGAGAAACTAAGGACTGAGCTAGAGGTGCAGCATCAGGCCTCCATCGCCCAGCTCAAGGCTCTCTGGTCCAAGGAGAAGGAGGCTGAGATCCAACAGCAGGTGAAATCTCACATAGCCTTGGCCAAGGCTGCTTGGGATGAAGCGCGACATCAG ATGGAGAAGACTTGGACTCTGAAGCTGGAGGAAGCCAGGCAAAGAAAACAACCTGAGACCTCTGAGGCAACCTGTCAGACAGAGGAGACGGAAGCAAACGCTTTGAACGTCACCGTCAAGGAGTTGGACTCCAAACTCTGTGCCCAGAGACAGCAGCTACAAGCGGAAGCTGACAAAGTCCAACGCCGAGCGGTGGAAGAAGCCAGGAAACAAGTCCAGATGGAGAGTCAGGAGAAACATCTCCATGATTTGGCCAATAAG GTTGAAGGAGCAGTAACCAGGGCCTATAACCGCTGGATTGAAGATTTGCCTTCATTGCCGCAATACCAAGCCTTGCtccaaagagagaaagagaaatggGAAGAGCTGCAAAAACAAGACGTGGAACAAAAG GTATCGCAGGCTCTGAGGGCAGCAGAGGCGCAGTGGCGTAAGCAGCAACAAGACCAAGGTCAAAGATGTGGTACAACTAAAGAGCAAGAGAAGGTGGTGACTCTCCAGAGTCAGCTGGAGCAGTTACGAAGAGAACAAGCCGCGCTGTTGGAGGCTGAACTTGCCGGAGCCAGAGCAGCCTGGAAAAGAGACAAACAGCAAGAGATCTCCCTTGTCCAAACTCGCAGTGAGCAAATGTACCAAACCAAACTCCAGGAGCAGCATAAGAAGCAGGAGATAGCTCTGCTGCAGACCCTGAGGGCCAGAGAGGACGAGTGGAGATATCAGCAGGCTGAGAAGGAACAAACCCAGAAGCAACAGATGAGGGAAGATTTCCTCGTGGAGCTTCAAACTGCTCTGGCGGAGGTCCAGACGCAGCTTCTTGGCGCTTCCAGGACTGAGCAGCAGAGTTTCACGGAGAGCGTGAGAGGCAGCGTGTCAGAGGGCGCCGTAACGCACGTGATTCAAACTTGCTGCATAGACATTGTTGACAAAGCTGTGTGCCAGGCCAAGAAGGAATGGAAGAAA ATAAGTGAGGCTCAGTTGAGCTGTGTGTTACGAGAAACACAAGAACAACATGAAAGAGAAATCAACAAAATGCAAA GCTCCTTAGCCCAGAGTGGAGGGCAGGTTTGCAGCAGGAAGGATTGCGCAGACACCGCCAGTAAAATGGACAAGAAAAACCAGGAGCTTCAGAAGCACTTGGCAAAAGCTTGCCGGCAGTTCCAGCACAGCGTCCGAGAACACAAAACAACCATACAGAAACTCAAAG ACGAAAACGAGCGCCGATTACAAAAGGCAAATGAGGAGCATCTGCTACAACTGGAGGAAGTGAAGCGAAGCAAAGAAGATGCTGGGTTTGTGAT GCCTTCAAATCATCAACAAACTCTTCAAGAGGGCCTGGAAGAAATGAAGCAGCAATACTTGACAACTGTTGAAAAAATAAGAG GAGACATGCTGCGTTATCTCCAAGAAAGCCGCGAGcgagcagctgagatgatccgcaccGAGGTGCTCCGGGAGAGGCAGGACACGGCCCGCAAAATGCGACGCTATTACCTGACCTGCCTGCAGGAATTGCTGGAGGACGACGGGAAAACCACGGG GGctgaaaagaaaataatgaatGCTGCCAGCAAGTTGGCGGCCATGGCTAAAGTACTAGAGACACCTGTGAAGAATAAATCTGGAAAGAACCACGCTTTACCAA CTGGCATCACGGTAATGTCCACCACTGGGCCTGCCCCAGCAAGTAAGACAGACTTTTTGAAGAACCCGTCATCTGGACCACTTGACAAAAGAACGGAGGATAGAACCCACAGGAAAAAGATGTCGGGTTTAGAGCAAAAAACAACTCAGGCGCGGACTAAACTTGTGAACAACCAGGACTCGGCAGATGTGCAACTCTACCCTCACAAAGTGGCCTCTTCATGCTCTGCTCCTTTGAGAAGCAAAAATAGGGAGGCGTACCTGCAGGGTGGACAACCGGAAAGCCATGCGGACACGCCAAACGAACCCTGTGTCACGCAGGAGCTTCCAGTCAGGGATGATAAACGCACTAACTGGAGCCTGAACAGCAGTGACTCAGACAGCCACCACCTCCCTCGAGTGTCTTACTCGGGGAGGAAAGTAGAGTCGGTGAAGCCGTTCTCAGTTTCTGCCCGTGACTTCAGCCAGTTTGATCGGCTCACCCCGGACACGTCTGACTTGACGGTTTATAATGACATCGCCCAAGAGAATTGGACTCGAACCCAAACCTCAGCCCATCAAGGGAAGCTGAACACAAAGAGGGAGCCCGTACTGGGCTCAGAGGGAGAAAAGCTGAGTAGGCCTCTGTTCTCGGAGTTGAGACAATGTCAGCAGGACAGCGGCTTTGACAGCCCGTTTAACCAACCTAACTGA